The following are encoded together in the Gasterosteus aculeatus chromosome 7, fGasAcu3.hap1.1, whole genome shotgun sequence genome:
- the nppcl2 gene encoding C-type natriuretic peptide 2 — MAASSSSSFVVVVLLLASAMEAKPLSQRDNKQNLQSLFGSRLASLILASPTSDDITEGSAGRPALSPSSASTGLVVSRGATSGLAGGVQEAVPRLMLDLLRHQSKMTRRRSRKSMVGGGRGCFGMKMDRIGSISGLGC; from the exons ATGGCcgcttcatcctcctcctctttcgttgtcgtcgtcctcctcctcgccagcGCCATGGAGGCAAAACCTTTAAGTCAACGAGACAACAAACAG AATTTACAGTCTCTATTCGGCTCTCGCCTCGCTTCTCTCATCTTGGCCTCTCCCActtctgatgacatcacagagggcTCAGCCGGACGCCCcgccctctccccctcctctgcctccacagGATTGGTTGTGAGTCGCGGTGCCACGAGTGGATTGGCCGGCGGCGTGCAGGAGGCGGTCCCTCGGCTCATGCTGGATCTCCTTCGTCACCAGTCCAAGATGACGAGGAGGCGGAGTAGGAAGTCAAtggtgggaggagggagaggatgcTTCGGGATGAAAATGGACCGCATCGGCTCCATCAGCGGGTTGGGCTGCTAG
- the LOC120821662 gene encoding stress-associated endoplasmic reticulum protein 1, protein MSAVQRMKVANERHSKTITQRGHVQKTSRPVNEEKSPVGPWLLALFVFVVCGSAIFQIIQSIRQGM, encoded by the exons ATGTCGGCGGTGCAGCGGATGAAAGTGGCGAACGAGCGGCACAGCAAGACCATCACACAGCGGGGACACGTCCAGAAAACATCG AGGCCTGTGAATGAGGAGAAGTCTCCAGTCGGCCCGTGGCTTCTCGCTCTGTTCGTCTTCGTGGTTTGTGGATCAG ccaTCTTCCAGATCATCCAGAGCATCAGGCAGGGCATGTGA